The Rhododendron vialii isolate Sample 1 chromosome 5a, ASM3025357v1 genome contains a region encoding:
- the LOC131327228 gene encoding uncharacterized protein LOC131327228 isoform X1 yields the protein MFNSWLVRLNHVFLLFFMFQLYRNFRHGARFIQEIIEVVGENLSRMSLNSAPNLVGTLQVNAVQSFNWPWPRLHKLVGISPLFSRAKLLHVWPGLNFWYYLAIISSPAWVFSFLAMDFIKKTTDLVFIFLISTLALSCFAINFMLSQFYFSLPSIPETDRFFRGYQRAGKTIGYTLLFFGNVGLYYFTEKSVACMLTFLLLAFYCLCALFCIQPYTDFGALEFLLSACMNQTLSLFELRSSYSWLVIIACIVIAGIRFRLEPPEATTDEVDLESGHRNT from the exons ATGTTTAATTCTTGGTTAGTGCGACTCAATCATGTATTCTTATTGTTTTTTATGTTCCAACTTTATCGCAATTTCAGACACGGGGCAAGGTTTATCCAGGAAATTATAGAAGTGGTTGGAGAAAATCTCAGTCGCATGTCATTGAACAGTGCCCCCAACTTGGTTGGAACATTGCAG GTGAATGCAGTGCAATCTTTCAACTGGCCTTGGCCAAGGCTCCACAAACTTGTTGGGATTTCTCCTCTCTTCAGCAGAGCCAAGTTGCTCCATGTTTGGCCGGGTCTCAACTTCTGGTACTACCTTGCTATCATCTCGTCACCGGCATGGGTTTTCTCATTCTTGGCTATGGATTTCATCAAGAAAACCACCGACCTTGTCTTCATCTTCCTGATTTCAACACTTGCACTTTCATGCTTCGCTATTAACTTCATGCTTTCACAGTTCTATTTTTCGTTACCAAGTATTCCAGAAACCGATCGTTTCTTTCGCGGATACCAACGTGCCGGGAAAACAATCGGCTACACACTTCTGTTCTTCGGCAATGTCGGACTCTACTACTTCACCGAGAAATCCGTTGCTTGCATGCTCACTTTCCTCCTCCTCGCCTTTTACTGTCTCTGCGCTCTCTTCTGTATCCAACCATATACGGATTTTGGCGCCCTAGAATTCCTCCTCAGCGCGTGTATGAATCAAACATTGAGTCTTTTCGAGCTCCGATCTTCATACTCATGGCTAGTTATAATTGCCTGTATTGTCATAGCAGGGATCCGTTTTCGTCTAGAACCGCCAGAAGCAACTACCGATGAAGTTGATCTTGAATCAGGCCATCGGAATACTTAG
- the LOC131327228 gene encoding uncharacterized protein LOC131327228 isoform X2, with translation MFNSWLVRLNHVFLLFFMFQLYRNFRHGARFIQEIIEVVGENLSRMSLNSAPNLVGTLQVNAVQSSNNLSSMSLNGAPNLVGTLQVNAVQSFNWPWPRLHKLVGISPLFSRAKLLHVWPGLNFWYYLAIISSPAWVFSFLAMDFIKKTTDLVFIFLISTLALSCFAINFMLSQFYFSLPSIPETDRFFRGYQRAGKTIGYTLLFFGNVGLYYFTEKSVACMLTFLLLAFYCLCALFCIQPYTDFGALEFLLSACMNQTLSLFELRSSYSWLVIIACIVIAGIRFRLEPPEATTDEVDLESGHRNT, from the coding sequence ATGTTTAATTCTTGGTTAGTGCGACTCAATCATGTATTCTTATTGTTTTTTATGTTCCAACTTTATCGCAATTTCAGACACGGGGCAAGGTTTATCCAGGAAATTATAGAAGTGGTTGGAGAAAATCTCAGTCGCATGTCATTGAACAGTGCCCCCAACTTGGTTGGAACATTGCAGGTGAATGCTGTGCAATCTTCCAACAATCTCAGTAGCATGTCATTGAACGGTGCCCCCAACTTGGTTGGAACATTGCAGGTGAATGCAGTGCAATCTTTCAACTGGCCTTGGCCAAGGCTCCACAAACTTGTTGGGATTTCTCCTCTCTTCAGCAGAGCCAAGTTGCTCCATGTTTGGCCGGGTCTCAACTTCTGGTACTACCTTGCTATCATCTCGTCACCGGCATGGGTTTTCTCATTCTTGGCTATGGATTTCATCAAGAAAACCACCGACCTTGTCTTCATCTTCCTGATTTCAACACTTGCACTTTCATGCTTCGCTATTAACTTCATGCTTTCACAGTTCTATTTTTCGTTACCAAGTATTCCAGAAACCGATCGTTTCTTTCGCGGATACCAACGTGCCGGGAAAACAATCGGCTACACACTTCTGTTCTTCGGCAATGTCGGACTCTACTACTTCACCGAGAAATCCGTTGCTTGCATGCTCACTTTCCTCCTCCTCGCCTTTTACTGTCTCTGCGCTCTCTTCTGTATCCAACCATATACGGATTTTGGCGCCCTAGAATTCCTCCTCAGCGCGTGTATGAATCAAACATTGAGTCTTTTCGAGCTCCGATCTTCATACTCATGGCTAGTTATAATTGCCTGTATTGTCATAGCAGGGATCCGTTTTCGTCTAGAACCGCCAGAAGCAACTACCGATGAAGTTGATCTTGAATCAGGCCATCGGAATACTTAG
- the LOC131327833 gene encoding disease resistance protein RUN1-like codes for MSATKSQEASSPASPFRYDVFLSFKGPDTSNSFIDHLFAALNHAGFHTFRDADLLEVRDYDPEKVIRESRMSIIVLSNNYARSAWCLEELVMILKLRTFGHIVVPIFYYVNRSEVRKQIGSFEEAFMIHEERIEFETDELVKEKLKDMLRKWRAALKEVANLAGMVIPNQADG; via the coding sequence ATGTCTGCTACGAAATCCCAAGAAGCCTCTTCTCCGGCTTCTCCATTTAGATATGACGTGTTCTTGAGCTTCAAGGGTCCAGACACTAGCAACAGTTTCATCGATCACCTCTTCGCAGCTCTGAACCATGCTGGATTTCACACCTTCAGAGACGCAGATTTATTAGAAGTACGAGATTATGATCCCGAGAAAGTGATTCGAGAGTCGAGGATGTCAATAATAGTCTTGTCGAACAACTATGCCCGGTCAGCTTGGTGCCTTGAAGAGCTCGTGATGATCCTCAAACTGAGGACTTTTGGACACATAGTTGTACCTATTTTCTACTATGTGAATCGATCTGAAGTGAGGAAGCAAATCGGCAGTTTCGAAGAAGCATTTATGATCCATGAAGAGAGGATCGAATTCGAAACAGATGAACTAGTGAAAGAGAAATTGAAGGATATGCTACGAAAATGGAGGGCTGCGCTTAAAGAAGTTGCAAATTTGGCCGGGATGGTTATTCCAAATCAAGCTGATGGGTAA